A stretch of the Caldalkalibacillus salinus genome encodes the following:
- the fabG gene encoding 3-oxoacyl-ACP reductase FabG — protein MSHEQAHILVTGGSRGIGRGMVTHLVQKGYQVSFIYNRSQKAAEELIHTFSDSSTTLHAYQCDIRDYQQAKETVQRIIEEQGPIDGLVNNSGLVKDRSLFMMDEEHWRTVIDTNLTGMYNVTRSVITHFLKKKKGNIVNISSVAGLVGTPGQTNYSASKSGIIGFTKSLATEVARYGINVNAVAPGYINTEMVQNMPERKRDTLFESIPVGYVGEVEDVAHLVHFLLSEQSRYITGQVITVDGGLTA, from the coding sequence ATGAGTCATGAACAAGCGCATATTTTAGTGACCGGAGGTTCGCGTGGAATAGGGCGAGGCATGGTCACACACCTCGTCCAAAAAGGCTACCAAGTGAGCTTTATATACAATCGCAGTCAAAAGGCGGCTGAAGAACTCATTCATACGTTCTCCGATTCATCTACCACATTGCACGCCTATCAGTGTGACATCCGAGACTATCAACAGGCCAAGGAGACCGTTCAACGTATCATAGAGGAGCAAGGCCCTATAGACGGTCTAGTGAATAACTCCGGTTTGGTCAAGGATCGCTCCCTGTTTATGATGGACGAGGAGCATTGGCGAACGGTGATAGATACAAACCTCACGGGGATGTACAACGTCACACGTTCTGTGATCACGCACTTCTTGAAAAAAAAGAAAGGGAATATTGTCAACATTTCTTCCGTTGCAGGCTTAGTCGGTACCCCAGGGCAGACAAATTACAGTGCTTCCAAGTCGGGTATCATCGGTTTTACGAAAAGCCTCGCAACCGAAGTGGCCAGATATGGGATTAATGTCAATGCTGTAGCGCCAGGCTATATCAATACGGAGATGGTTCAGAATATGCCCGAGCGTAAAAGGGATACTTTATTTGAGTCCATCCCGGTGGGCTATGTGGGAGAAGTAGAGGATGTCGCTCATCTTGTGCACTTCCTGCTATCTGAGCAATCGCGATATATCACGGGACAAGTGATCACGGTAGATGGCGGTCTCACGGCATGA
- a CDS encoding acyl carrier protein has translation MEKKAILRDIVAEVIEIDDFEDHSRFGEDYGVDSMMVLELVASIEKEFKMTIPEEYYPKFQTFADVVQIVEELSTERV, from the coding sequence ATGGAGAAGAAAGCAATTTTGAGAGATATCGTAGCGGAGGTCATCGAGATCGACGACTTTGAGGATCATTCACGTTTTGGGGAGGACTACGGTGTCGACTCTATGATGGTGTTAGAGCTTGTCGCAAGTATTGAGAAAGAGTTTAAGATGACCATTCCGGAAGAGTATTATCCCAAGTTCCAGACGTTTGCCGATGTCGTGCAAATTGTTGAAGAACTTTCAACGGAGCGGGTTTAG
- a CDS encoding fatty acyl-AMP ligase, which yields MTGQALKHRSMVDVLHGQAQRTPDKFAYRYLTHHDVYQSFTYAELDLKARAIATALIESGVEKEGRVLLIFPPGIDFIAAFFGCMYANVIAVPAVPPNKHIGRLYAIAEDCQPSLVLSTSKIKQVIHKRFAQDPVVTDLNWLAVEDVPDSVTTFRGVSVPREEDIAFLQYTSGSTGRPKGVIVTQRNLVHNSYMIQAVSGHQDEAVIVNWLPLYHDMGIIGGILQPLYIGGTCIAMSPLEFLQNPFSWLKNISDYRGTYSGAPNFAFDLCTQKVTDEERQTLDLSSWDIAFNSSDVVKFETLERFKQKFAPQGFKSSAFCPSYGLAEATLMVTCTLPKETVQVDEHVPTELDDEQATSATDNLSVEHDIAPKRANNVSCGQPGEGMQVRIVNPQTLTSCHPGRVGEIWIKGPCVARGYWGNPSATEELFHAYTVEGEGPYLRTGDLGYLKDGALFFKGRIKDVIIIRGRNHYPQDIEDTTEDSHYAIVNHATAAFSIEHDGEEKLVVAAEVYRRVADMTSPNELQTQIRSHIVDHHDIQTHDIVLLKEGTLPKTSSGKVQRRQTKTLYLTNQLQTAFD from the coding sequence ATGACAGGACAAGCCCTAAAACATCGTAGTATGGTGGACGTTCTACACGGGCAAGCCCAACGTACCCCAGACAAATTTGCCTACCGCTACCTCACTCATCATGACGTTTACCAATCTTTTACGTATGCCGAGCTGGATCTCAAAGCGAGAGCGATTGCCACTGCCCTTATAGAGAGCGGCGTGGAAAAAGAAGGGCGTGTCCTGCTGATCTTCCCACCGGGCATCGATTTCATCGCCGCCTTTTTCGGATGTATGTACGCGAATGTCATCGCTGTGCCTGCCGTTCCGCCTAATAAACATATCGGCCGCTTATACGCCATCGCTGAGGACTGTCAACCCAGCCTCGTATTATCCACGAGCAAAATCAAGCAAGTCATACACAAACGATTTGCCCAAGATCCTGTTGTGACAGACCTCAATTGGCTGGCCGTTGAAGATGTGCCAGACTCAGTCACCACATTTCGAGGCGTAAGTGTGCCACGGGAAGAGGACATTGCTTTTCTGCAATATACGTCAGGCTCAACTGGACGTCCCAAAGGCGTCATCGTGACACAGCGAAATCTGGTTCATAATTCTTATATGATCCAAGCAGTGAGTGGTCATCAGGACGAGGCGGTGATTGTAAACTGGTTGCCGTTGTATCACGACATGGGCATTATAGGGGGCATCTTGCAGCCTTTATATATCGGCGGTACCTGTATTGCCATGTCTCCTCTAGAGTTCCTACAGAACCCTTTCTCTTGGTTGAAGAACATCAGTGATTACAGAGGAACCTATAGCGGTGCACCTAACTTTGCCTTTGACTTATGTACACAAAAAGTGACAGATGAAGAGCGACAGACCCTTGATTTATCCTCTTGGGATATTGCTTTTAACAGTTCAGATGTCGTGAAGTTTGAAACCTTGGAAAGGTTCAAACAGAAATTTGCACCACAGGGCTTTAAATCATCTGCCTTTTGCCCTTCTTATGGCCTAGCAGAAGCTACGCTCATGGTGACATGCACACTACCAAAAGAAACGGTTCAAGTGGATGAGCATGTTCCTACTGAGCTTGATGATGAACAGGCCACATCGGCCACAGATAATCTGTCGGTTGAACATGACATCGCGCCTAAGAGAGCAAATAATGTCTCCTGTGGTCAACCCGGTGAGGGGATGCAGGTCCGAATCGTCAATCCACAGACACTCACCTCTTGTCATCCTGGAAGAGTCGGTGAAATATGGATAAAAGGCCCGTGTGTCGCTCGTGGATACTGGGGAAATCCATCAGCAACAGAGGAGCTTTTCCATGCTTATACAGTAGAAGGTGAAGGGCCTTACTTGCGGACAGGGGACCTTGGATACCTTAAGGATGGGGCGCTGTTTTTTAAAGGGCGGATAAAGGATGTTATTATCATCCGCGGGCGAAACCATTATCCACAAGACATAGAAGATACGACAGAGGACAGTCACTACGCTATCGTCAATCATGCAACCGCGGCGTTTTCAATTGAACACGATGGTGAGGAAAAACTCGTTGTAGCGGCAGAAGTTTACCGCCGTGTGGCTGATATGACATCCCCCAATGAGTTACAAACCCAGATTCGCTCACACATCGTGGATCATCACGACATCCAAACGCATGACATCGTGCTCTTAAAAGAGGGGACGCTACCTAAAACGTCCAGCGGTAAAGTGCAGAGGAGACAGACCAAGACATTGTATCTCACCAATCAGCTCCAGACCGCTTTTGATTAG
- the fabZ gene encoding 3-hydroxyacyl-ACP dehydratase FabZ, with protein MDFEQVRAILPQQNPFIMVDKVLEIQPNESITCLKNVTGNETVFQGHFPERAIFPGVLITEALAQSSILLFYQQKNDQTLYLLSSTKMRFKHPVVPGDQLILRVNAKKVSRIGAIVEAEACVQEKVVAKGELSFSTQNHAEEE; from the coding sequence ATGGATTTTGAACAAGTGAGGGCTATATTACCCCAACAAAACCCCTTCATCATGGTGGACAAAGTGTTAGAGATACAGCCGAATGAAAGCATCACCTGTCTGAAGAATGTAACGGGAAATGAGACGGTGTTTCAGGGGCATTTCCCAGAGCGTGCCATTTTCCCGGGTGTCCTCATCACTGAGGCCCTGGCGCAATCTTCTATATTACTTTTTTACCAGCAGAAAAATGACCAAACCCTATACTTGTTATCTTCAACGAAAATGAGATTCAAACATCCGGTTGTACCTGGTGACCAACTTATTTTAAGAGTAAACGCGAAAAAAGTGAGTCGGATCGGCGCCATTGTCGAAGCAGAAGCGTGTGTACAAGAGAAGGTCGTGGCAAAGGGTGAATTAAGCTTTTCGACTCAAAATCATGCTGAGGAGGAATGA
- a CDS encoding MFS transporter gives MVKQIQQHNGFKIFLLVVFSQTISLVGSGLTDFALAFYVLEDVFMGESSLLIFSLIFFFVYFPGMIVAPFAGTFIDRHSKKTILVLSNMIAALATLFTLIMVLTGYLQVWHIYLAAGIKSIAAAFQIPAFQACITLLVDKADYGKANGFSQMGESLHRVVSPLIAGTLFSVISIHGIMMIDLLCFMIGIGTLFFIRIPGHVEKEQGQETLSFWQQTVEGYRFFQSDKGLKSLLIFFVISNFLIGFVHVWVQPLVFTLAEISSTAIDKATALGTVMTSGGVGMMVGSIAMGIWGGPKNKVKGVLIFTFLGGFIITLAALIDSLIIFTIGAFLYFLTIPFILGCNLAIWQRRVPAAYQGRVFSLRRASVLGVLPLSFILAGLIGDWVEPMLHASGVLAPYLGPIVGVGTGHSYIFLFSTIGLFSMGLSIIGLFSHTLKTLEAEELAENDVQQGKEVSV, from the coding sequence ATGGTTAAACAGATACAACAACACAACGGTTTTAAAATATTCCTTCTGGTTGTATTCAGTCAAACGATATCACTTGTGGGGTCAGGGCTAACGGATTTCGCCCTCGCATTCTACGTGTTAGAAGATGTATTCATGGGTGAATCTAGCTTACTTATATTTTCACTGATTTTCTTCTTTGTCTATTTTCCGGGGATGATCGTGGCGCCTTTTGCCGGCACCTTCATCGATCGCCATAGCAAGAAGACCATCCTCGTATTAAGTAACATGATCGCTGCGCTGGCCACACTATTTACCCTCATCATGGTCCTGACGGGGTATTTACAGGTCTGGCATATCTATCTCGCAGCGGGTATTAAATCTATTGCCGCTGCGTTCCAGATACCAGCCTTTCAAGCGTGTATCACCCTCCTCGTGGACAAAGCGGATTACGGTAAGGCGAATGGCTTTTCGCAGATGGGAGAATCTTTACATCGCGTGGTTTCACCCTTAATTGCGGGTACGCTGTTTTCTGTCATTTCAATACACGGCATTATGATGATCGACTTACTGTGTTTCATGATCGGAATAGGCACACTGTTTTTTATTCGCATACCGGGGCATGTAGAGAAAGAACAAGGGCAAGAGACGCTCTCTTTCTGGCAGCAAACCGTGGAAGGCTATCGCTTTTTCCAGAGTGACAAGGGATTAAAGAGTCTCTTAATCTTCTTTGTTATCAGTAACTTCTTGATCGGATTTGTCCATGTTTGGGTGCAGCCTCTCGTCTTTACGCTGGCCGAAATAAGTTCAACTGCAATAGATAAAGCGACGGCGTTAGGGACCGTGATGACCTCTGGTGGTGTGGGAATGATGGTAGGTAGTATCGCGATGGGGATTTGGGGAGGACCTAAGAACAAGGTCAAAGGGGTCCTGATATTCACCTTCCTAGGTGGCTTCATTATTACACTGGCAGCCCTGATCGATTCCCTGATCATTTTTACCATCGGTGCGTTTTTGTACTTTTTAACCATTCCTTTTATTCTGGGCTGTAACCTGGCCATATGGCAAAGGAGAGTACCCGCGGCATACCAGGGGCGCGTGTTTTCCCTTCGTAGGGCTTCTGTCCTTGGTGTCCTTCCTTTATCGTTCATCTTGGCTGGCCTGATAGGGGACTGGGTGGAACCGATGCTACACGCCTCGGGTGTTTTAGCGCCTTATCTAGGCCCTATTGTGGGCGTCGGTACGGGGCACAGTTATATCTTCTTATTTAGCACCATCGGATTGTTTAGCATGGGCTTATCCATTATCGGCTTATTCAGCCACACGCTCAAGACATTAGAAGCAGAAGAGTTAGCGGAAAACGATGTACAACAAGGAAAGGAAGTGTCCGTATGA
- a CDS encoding phytoene desaturase family protein — protein sequence MDKYDVLIIGAGLGGLTCGARLAQYGYRVAVFERHHIPGGYATNFRRKGPYTFDVSLHGLGGLGEHQSFTQLLKKCWVHQAITPIKKEYPYTVWWQGEVIHVPSDPKAYFNLLIDMFPQQRTGLIQLFQDLQKFYHKLKQSQRAQTYGFNDNDRLTTWSKLTLAEMLNLYIDDPLFIAFFSANWSYYGLPPRRLAALYFIIPWISYHFEGTYYIRGGAQALSDSLVHVIQQHGGHVYLNHVVQQILANTHGAYGLLTEKGAMFRGQWVVSNASPPRTMSLLSDLNLISESYRRKLSEAEIGPSITQLYLGLKHNPIDVHEDLFMIDETDSEISFEYHQKGDASKVNLGLTNYQKADPLLNHQDKQVLSLFYIDYIHNWPKERRAYLERKEEVIGILMNRLAEIYPGIQSYVDVIELGTPRTMQRYTDNPQGAIYGYAQTVSLSGIARLKQRTPVKGLSFTGAWTRPGGGYQGVAQSGVMEAERIHKQLLKQPLQSQHVEGGIPL from the coding sequence TTGGATAAGTATGATGTTCTTATCATAGGGGCGGGGCTGGGTGGCTTAACTTGTGGGGCAAGATTAGCGCAATATGGGTATCGTGTCGCTGTTTTTGAACGGCATCATATCCCCGGTGGATATGCAACCAACTTTAGAAGAAAGGGACCCTACACATTCGACGTCTCTTTACACGGTTTAGGTGGTTTAGGAGAGCACCAAAGCTTTACACAGCTTCTTAAAAAATGTTGGGTTCATCAGGCGATTACCCCTATTAAAAAGGAGTATCCATATACAGTTTGGTGGCAGGGTGAGGTCATACATGTCCCTTCCGATCCTAAAGCTTACTTCAATCTGTTGATTGATATGTTTCCTCAGCAACGTACAGGCCTCATTCAACTTTTTCAGGATTTACAGAAATTCTACCATAAATTAAAGCAATCACAGCGTGCACAAACGTATGGGTTTAATGACAATGACAGGCTCACAACTTGGTCTAAACTCACGTTAGCAGAAATGCTCAATCTATACATCGACGATCCTCTATTTATTGCGTTTTTCAGTGCGAACTGGTCCTATTACGGTTTGCCGCCTCGTCGACTAGCAGCCTTATACTTCATCATTCCTTGGATTAGCTACCATTTCGAAGGGACTTACTATATTCGAGGAGGCGCTCAAGCTTTATCAGATTCTCTGGTTCATGTCATCCAGCAGCACGGGGGTCATGTCTATCTAAACCATGTTGTTCAGCAGATCCTCGCCAATACGCATGGGGCGTACGGTCTTTTGACAGAAAAAGGAGCCATGTTTCGCGGTCAGTGGGTGGTCTCCAATGCGAGTCCACCACGAACCATGTCACTACTATCAGATCTGAACCTTATCAGTGAGTCCTATCGTCGTAAACTGAGCGAAGCTGAAATCGGTCCTTCGATCACACAGCTCTACTTGGGTCTAAAACATAACCCTATCGACGTACATGAGGATTTATTCATGATAGATGAAACGGACTCCGAAATAAGTTTTGAATATCATCAGAAGGGTGATGCTTCGAAGGTCAATCTCGGCTTGACCAACTATCAAAAGGCAGACCCTTTACTCAACCACCAAGACAAACAAGTCTTATCTCTGTTTTATATCGATTATATACACAATTGGCCAAAAGAAAGGAGGGCCTACCTCGAGCGAAAGGAAGAGGTCATTGGCATACTCATGAACCGTTTAGCTGAGATCTATCCTGGTATCCAATCTTATGTTGATGTAATCGAGCTGGGAACCCCGCGTACCATGCAGCGCTATACAGATAATCCGCAAGGGGCGATATACGGGTACGCTCAAACCGTCTCACTGTCAGGTATCGCCCGCCTAAAACAGCGGACACCAGTGAAGGGCCTTTCATTTACGGGGGCTTGGACCCGACCGGGTGGAGGATATCAGGGTGTGGCCCAATCTGGGGTAATGGAGGCTGAAAGGATACATAAACAACTGCTAAAGCAGCCATTACAATCTCAACACGTAGAAGGAGGAATACCGCTTTGA
- a CDS encoding DUF4386 family protein, giving the protein MKQTRQDKVTKTGGLFAILVGLSYLLVGLTFALQPSVLITGTVAEHLQALHQDSTMRSLYFLSWALTGIFAIGAVPMISNCFKQYNEALINWVSGLALIGFAVTIVANLRAMNIKPMMADVYVNGDPLFQDIIPTVDPWLLLDPFGYLTMGAVGLWLLTLNIVSFNDKQFSKVFNVIGLLGAVCLFIGLIGANNPMLSGIASGLGGMVFGPIWFIWMGIIMMRTSEKSVQTTGHKPNRQAEEVSTG; this is encoded by the coding sequence TTGAAGCAAACACGACAAGACAAGGTGACAAAAACGGGGGGACTGTTCGCTATTTTGGTAGGTCTATCTTATCTCTTAGTTGGGTTAACCTTTGCCTTACAACCGAGTGTATTGATCACAGGTACGGTAGCGGAACATCTCCAAGCACTGCACCAAGACTCAACGATGCGCTCCTTATATTTTCTTTCTTGGGCTTTGACCGGTATATTTGCTATCGGTGCCGTCCCGATGATTTCAAACTGTTTCAAACAATACAATGAAGCCCTTATTAACTGGGTAAGTGGTTTAGCTCTGATCGGATTTGCTGTCACGATTGTAGCGAACCTGAGAGCGATGAATATTAAGCCTATGATGGCGGACGTGTATGTGAACGGTGACCCGCTGTTTCAAGACATTATCCCCACGGTCGACCCTTGGCTTCTATTAGATCCGTTTGGCTACCTCACCATGGGTGCCGTTGGTTTATGGTTACTGACACTTAACATTGTCAGTTTTAACGATAAGCAATTTTCAAAAGTGTTTAATGTTATAGGCTTACTCGGGGCCGTATGTTTATTTATCGGCTTGATTGGAGCAAACAACCCGATGCTAAGCGGGATCGCTTCAGGGCTTGGGGGCATGGTTTTTGGTCCCATTTGGTTTATATGGATGGGAATAATCATGATGAGAACGAGTGAAAAAAGTGTCCAAACGACGGGACACAAACCGAACCGTCAAGCGGAAGAGGTGAGCACAGGATGA
- a CDS encoding beta-ketoacyl-[acyl-carrier-protein] synthase family protein, producing MGHTRVAVTGMGVITPIACHVEPFAEGIFQGKVGTGPITGFDTSPYSVKNGGEVKGYNPEQAFKHLPPERFDRTTQFAVGATRMALEHANIDANELPATRTGVAIGTTMGNQQTIEKRHDTRLAQGGDTAHVTYDQNYHYYPAQTITATVAAENDFRGPNMVIPTACAAGNYAIGYASDQIKLGKADYMLCGGADALSRACFTMFARLGAISPDWCRPFDQHRKGMMVAEGAAVLLLERYDLAVQRGATIYAEIAGYANSCDAHHITSPHPEGYGAVIAMNKALENSGLNATDIDYISAHGTGTKANDTTEFKGLQKVFQHHVHEIPVSSIKSLMGHTMGAAGAIEAVASVLAIHESKLPVNQNLETLDPEINLNVVNRPTDRAVDFVLSNSFAFGGNISSLILKKPCVGSKEEAS from the coding sequence ATGGGGCATACACGAGTGGCTGTGACGGGTATGGGGGTCATCACCCCCATCGCTTGTCACGTTGAACCTTTTGCAGAAGGCATATTTCAAGGCAAAGTGGGAACAGGGCCCATTACGGGATTCGATACGTCACCTTATAGCGTGAAAAATGGAGGGGAAGTCAAAGGGTATAACCCAGAGCAAGCTTTCAAGCATCTACCTCCAGAACGATTTGATCGCACTACACAGTTTGCGGTAGGGGCGACGCGCATGGCCTTAGAGCATGCTAACATCGACGCAAATGAGCTGCCTGCTACACGTACGGGTGTCGCGATCGGAACCACCATGGGTAACCAACAAACGATAGAAAAACGTCATGATACACGATTGGCTCAAGGGGGAGATACGGCACACGTGACATATGATCAAAACTATCATTACTATCCTGCACAGACGATTACGGCTACCGTTGCAGCTGAGAACGACTTTAGAGGTCCGAATATGGTCATACCGACGGCCTGTGCGGCTGGTAATTATGCGATCGGCTATGCTTCAGATCAGATCAAACTGGGCAAGGCAGACTATATGCTTTGCGGGGGAGCTGACGCCTTATCACGGGCATGCTTTACCATGTTTGCCCGCCTAGGTGCCATTTCGCCTGACTGGTGTCGCCCTTTTGATCAACATCGTAAAGGGATGATGGTCGCCGAGGGTGCCGCTGTGTTACTCCTAGAGCGCTATGATCTTGCAGTGCAAAGAGGGGCCACCATCTATGCTGAAATCGCAGGATACGCCAATAGCTGTGATGCGCATCATATCACGTCTCCTCATCCTGAAGGATACGGGGCCGTGATCGCTATGAACAAAGCGTTAGAAAACAGTGGTTTGAACGCAACAGATATCGATTACATTAGCGCCCACGGCACAGGGACCAAAGCGAACGACACGACGGAGTTCAAAGGACTACAAAAAGTATTTCAACATCACGTGCATGAGATCCCTGTCAGCTCTATTAAATCACTGATGGGACACACCATGGGAGCGGCTGGGGCCATTGAGGCCGTGGCGTCAGTGTTAGCCATTCATGAATCTAAACTCCCGGTGAATCAAAATCTAGAAACCCTGGACCCTGAGATCAACCTTAACGTGGTCAATCGGCCTACCGATCGAGCTGTAGACTTTGTGCTTAGTAATTCGTTTGCTTTCGGAGGGAACATAAGCTCACTCATCTTAAAAAAACCGTGTGTTGGAAGTAAGGAGGAGGCATCATGA
- a CDS encoding beta-ketoacyl synthase N-terminal-like domain-containing protein, producing MNEVVITGGAILLDTYRHTMDECYPIKKVGDISYADFIGTRGLKYLTESTKMSLTASVMAKAHAELEEVEPERGGVVLATNMASISYVTDFDMTSLVEGVNDVSPMQGPNLLLNAPASRLGIFHRFSGFNTTVTSGRVGGHDALEYAYQAIARDEVDVCIVAGVEEKSEEYLNWHIQSGRIKQHETDLINQGAAVVILESKTHALQRGATIYGTLSGFASYFDPNALREQTEQVSVSGYQHLMDTLFSPVHEVAATQDVYSSNSSQQAHSSDISTIKSVCIADSQLHRSGEEEKAFILNHLGTGPLVINHFERFGGELYGACGILQLLTALHQTEEGHGLIFNYDWFGHYRSLLFHKEGE from the coding sequence ATGAACGAAGTTGTGATCACTGGTGGCGCCATCCTATTAGACACATACCGCCACACGATGGACGAATGTTACCCCATCAAAAAAGTAGGAGACATCTCTTATGCTGATTTCATAGGTACGCGTGGACTGAAATACCTCACTGAGTCGACCAAGATGAGTTTAACCGCTTCCGTTATGGCTAAGGCACATGCCGAATTAGAGGAAGTTGAACCTGAGCGCGGGGGTGTCGTGCTAGCCACGAACATGGCTTCCATTTCATATGTCACCGATTTTGATATGACCTCTTTAGTGGAAGGGGTCAATGATGTCAGCCCGATGCAGGGACCTAATCTACTGCTGAACGCACCCGCTTCAAGACTAGGTATTTTCCATCGTTTTAGCGGTTTTAATACAACGGTGACCTCAGGCCGGGTAGGGGGGCATGATGCACTAGAGTACGCCTACCAAGCGATTGCTCGAGACGAGGTGGATGTGTGTATTGTCGCTGGCGTAGAAGAAAAATCAGAAGAATACCTCAATTGGCATATCCAAAGCGGACGTATCAAGCAACATGAAACGGATCTCATTAACCAAGGCGCAGCCGTTGTCATCTTAGAGTCTAAGACACACGCCTTGCAGAGAGGCGCGACCATCTACGGGACGTTATCAGGATTCGCTTCCTACTTTGATCCAAACGCCCTAAGAGAACAAACGGAGCAGGTATCTGTTAGTGGCTATCAGCATTTGATGGACACGTTATTTTCTCCTGTGCACGAGGTGGCTGCAACCCAGGATGTCTACTCATCAAACTCATCACAGCAAGCACATTCAAGCGACATCTCTACCATCAAGAGTGTGTGTATCGCAGATTCACAACTGCACCGTTCTGGTGAAGAAGAAAAGGCATTTATTCTGAATCATCTCGGCACGGGGCCTCTTGTGATCAATCACTTTGAAAGGTTTGGTGGAGAGCTTTATGGCGCCTGTGGGATATTACAGCTACTGACCGCATTACATCAAACGGAGGAAGGACATGGCCTAATTTTTAACTATGATTGGTTTGGTCATTACCGAAGTCTACTCTTCCATAAGGAGGGTGAGTAG